A stretch of DNA from Acinetobacter sp. LoGeW2-3:
ATTTGCATTAAGACATTTGTTCTTCGCAGAAACCAGCGCCAAAAAGGCCATCAATCTGAAAGAGACGCCAGTTAAAGCCATTAATAATGTGGTGATTGTGGGTGCGGGTACGATGGGAACTGGTATTGCTGTTGCGGCACTAAGAGCTGGTTTTAAAGTTGCAGTTTATGACCAGTCAAAATCAGTACTGGTACAGTGCAAGTCTAAAATTGATGACATCTATGAAAAGGATGTTGCAGCGGGTCGAATCAAGCCCTCTGACCAGCTTATTCAGCTGGAACAGCTTGAACTTTCAGATCATGATTCTGTTTTTGAAAACGCTGATCTGATTATTGAAGCTATTTTTGAAAATCTAACCGTCAAACAGAATCTGATTAAACAGATTGAAAGCGTCGCTTCACCAAATACGCTCATTGCCAGCAATACATCCTATATTGATTTAGATGAGATTGCCGAGGTAAGCATTCGACCAGAAAATATTGTAGGTATTCATTTCTTTAATCCTGCAAATATTATGCGGTTGGTAGAAGTGATTCACGGTAATAATACCTCTCAGGAAGTCATTGCTTCTGCATTTGCATTTGTCCAAAAGTTAGGCAAGTTACCTATTTTATGTAAAAACTCTTTTGGCTTTATTGGTAACCGGATCTATGCAGCTTACCGTTATCAATGTGAATTAATGCTGGAAGAGGGTGCCTTGCCTCATGAAATTGATCAGGCAATTGAAGGCTTTGGCTTTAACATGGGGCCATTTGCTGTGGGTGATTTATCCGGGCTGGATATTGCTTGGAATATGCGTAAGGCCAATGCCTCAAAACGTGATCCAAAGGCACGTTATGTCGATATTCCAGACCAGCTCTGCGAAGCACAGCGTTTTGGTCGAAAAACAGGTGCTGGCTACTATAGCTATGCAAATGGAAAACCTGAAATTGACCCGATCGTTACTGACATTATTCTTAAAGCTTCTGCAACTAAAGGTATTGAACGTAAAAACTTTACACCTGAACAGATTGTGGAACGCGTATTACTCACTATGGCCAATGAAGCTGCCTTGCTGTTGGCTGAAGGGGTGACCTTACGTATGAATGATATTGATCTGGTGATGATCAATGGCTTTGGATTCCCTAAATGGGAAGGCGGACCTGCATATTGGGCATCTAAACAAGACTTAAACTATCTGTATAAGCAACAAGAAATCCTGGAACACAATACAGGTATTGGATTTAACAAAGGAGATTTATCCATTTTTCATAAACTAGCTAAAACAGCGTAATCATCGTTTTAGTATTGAGGTGTGTGCCTATTTGCCTGACTTCGGTCGGGCTTTTTTTACTTGAAAGAAAGATATGAGGTCGTGATTTTTCGGAAATTCTTACTGATTTCTGCTCAATATAATCAAATTAACCAATATTGAATTACACATGAAAAATGAGTGATCGAAGCAGTTTAACAATGAGTGTATTGATGACACCGGATATGGCTAATTTTTCTGGCAATGTTCATGGGGGAACAATACTAAAGTTACTAGATCAGGTTGCTTATGCATGTGCCAGTCGTTATTCGGGAACCTACGTCGTTACATTATCTGTAGATCAAGTCTTGTTTAAAGAACCTATAAAAGTGGGAGAAATGGTTTCATTTCTGGCAAATATCAATTATGTCGGACGGAGCTCAATGGAAATTGGTATTCGCGTTGAAGCGCAAAATATTCAAACCCGTCAGAACCGGCATACCAACAGTTGTTACTTCACCATGGTAGCAGTAGATAGCAATGGTAAACCTACTACCATATCTCCTTTAAATCTTGATTCGCAACTGAAGCAATGCCGGTTTGAGGCTGCTTTAAGACGTAAAAAACTGCGACTACAGACCAGTTAAATTTTCCTAATGAAGCATATCTAAAAAAGGATTTGTGATGAAAAATGCATATATCATCGATGCTATCCGTACACCATTTGGCCGCTATGCTGGTGGCTTAGCACCAGTCCGTGCAGATGATCTGGGTGCTCTACCAATTAAAGCTTTGATGGAACGTAATCCAGGCATCGACTGGGAAAACGTAGATGATGTAATTTACGGTTGTGCTAACCAAGCCGGTGAAGACAACCGTA
This window harbors:
- a CDS encoding acyl-CoA thioesterase — translated: MSDRSSLTMSVLMTPDMANFSGNVHGGTILKLLDQVAYACASRYSGTYVVTLSVDQVLFKEPIKVGEMVSFLANINYVGRSSMEIGIRVEAQNIQTRQNRHTNSCYFTMVAVDSNGKPTTISPLNLDSQLKQCRFEAALRRKKLRLQTS
- a CDS encoding 3-hydroxyacyl-CoA dehydrogenase NAD-binding domain-containing protein produces the protein MTETIHFETEGSIAVIVIDNPPVNTGSWSVRKGLLDAVEKFAQDETLTAAVIIGKDKNFISGSDLKEFGKPITPPELPQVIKAIEECPKPVIAAISGATLGGGYELALGCDARLAAANTLVGLPEVTLGMLPGAGGTQRLPRLIGLGPSIEVICSGKRLKAAEAFKLGMVEAIAEGDLRPFAIEYAKTAVKNPLSKKMVAAELAEELDGIIKKALKAGKNRPQVKEAIRLIQATATVDFETALAEEREVFQKLRVGEEAFALRHLFFAETSAKKAINLKETPVKAINNVVIVGAGTMGTGIAVAALRAGFKVAVYDQSKSVLVQCKSKIDDIYEKDVAAGRIKPSDQLIQLEQLELSDHDSVFENADLIIEAIFENLTVKQNLIKQIESVASPNTLIASNTSYIDLDEIAEVSIRPENIVGIHFFNPANIMRLVEVIHGNNTSQEVIASAFAFVQKLGKLPILCKNSFGFIGNRIYAAYRYQCELMLEEGALPHEIDQAIEGFGFNMGPFAVGDLSGLDIAWNMRKANASKRDPKARYVDIPDQLCEAQRFGRKTGAGYYSYANGKPEIDPIVTDIILKASATKGIERKNFTPEQIVERVLLTMANEAALLLAEGVTLRMNDIDLVMINGFGFPKWEGGPAYWASKQDLNYLYKQQEILEHNTGIGFNKGDLSIFHKLAKTA